A region of Sugiyamaella lignohabitans strain CBS 10342 chromosome A, complete sequence DNA encodes the following proteins:
- the NAN1 gene encoding Nan1p (U3 snoRNP protein; component of the small (ribosomal) subunit (SSU) processosome containing U3 snoRNA; required for the biogenesis of18S rRNA; GO_component: GO:0030686 - 90S preribosome [Evidence IDA] [PMID 12150911]; GO_component: GO:0030869 - RENT complex [Evidence IPI] [PMID 10219244]; GO_component: GO:0005730 - nucleolus [Evidence IEA]; GO_component: GO:0005730 - nucleolus [Evidence IDA] [PMID 12068309]; GO_component: GO:0005634 - nucleus [Evidence IEA]; GO_component: GO:0033553 - rDNA heterochromatin [Evidence IDA] [PMID 15489292]; GO_component: GO:0030529 - ribonucleoprotein complex [Evidence IEA]; GO_component: GO:0032040 - small-subunit processome [Evidence IDA] [PMID 12068309]; GO_component: GO:0034455 - t-UTP complex [Evidence IDA] [PMID 17515605]; GO_function: GO:0003729 - mRNA binding [Evidence IDA] [PMID 23222640]; GO_function: GO:0030515 - snoRNA binding [Evidence IPI] [PMID 12068309]; GO_process: GO:0000462 - maturation of SSU-rRNA from tricistronic rRNA transcript (SSU-rRNA, 5.8S rRNA, LSU-rRNA) [Evidence IMP] [PMID 12068309]; GO_process: GO:0045943 - positive regulation of transcription from RNA polymerase I promoter [Evidence IMP] [PMID 15489292]; GO_process: GO:0006364 - rRNA processing [Evidence IEA]; GO_process: GO:0042254 - ribosome biogenesis [Evidence IEA]; GO_process: GO:0006351 - transcription, DNA-templated [Evidence IEA]) codes for MSEDPSRRKKAVGPTYTSSRAWKVTSTVGGRFPNINPIFTPDKNHFIVLTSLELRVYSKTTKQIVRSIPVDQINEVTDLQLCEQSTSFVVIARSTGKYELVNWLDKNAEKIVIDVKFPIHKIISRSDSELVIYSEKHGIVSLTKNVESGEWEGLTPIIQIKGAKTFAISASKKYIAFYSSTKSGETISVGKLDKSYKLVSEKVIKRTRAISSIAISDKGILAVGSVTGVIDLYYDIFGTSGEPLVRALKWHVDSVLSLSFSLNDDYLLSGGKERVLVFWQLETDNTQFLPRLEGDITDIYVDPNSQLYALSLQGDQLVILSSIDLASRFQVSGIKAVFSKVPGDPEKERKRRRNKDWDQINVADYTTAYYINPQTKHAYFPTRNGSQIQVYDTTRDQQLTVFSAASAIQTGKVRSESVIEDPIVTHVVFTADGNWMATIDVRTSPVIDRLLSKDDKEINLKFWSRNQKSNEVRWDLATRVSAPHGLNKSIVDIIPTISGHGFITAAQDGGIRLWKPANVDEIASTARTVTWGVRRFLPPTAMTSTAVSVSSSSDGSVLVLGYESTLRLIDGVNFRAIRTLPNILGSRVRHVQIVGSKLVALSKTRLVVWDLLTNRQVWSIQVHSTTHGKRLLAIDTINETVALAVNFFARDFKVVSRLFIFRLDTPMPIHIESHPYAISALNHLTGTGNFSFMNVNGCISQLSSGTKAGLHRAGLAVIGSANSEENDFNSGLKSLYEAQKREAKIANPAGDDLNTTIHDQVLSIHSFDRVFDDALHITSLESLMEGVLSITSPRLLD; via the coding sequence ATGTCAGAAGATCCGAGTCGACGGAAAAAGGCAGTTGGACCTACTTATACTAGCTCTAGGGCATGGAAAGTAACTTCTACTGTTGGTGGTAGATTCCCCAATATCAATCCAATCTTCACTCCCGACAAGAATCATTTTATAGTGCTCACGTCCTTGGAATTAAGAGTGTACTCTAAAACTACAAAACAAATTGTTCGAAGCATCCCCGTGGATCAGATAAATGAAGTTACAGACTTACAATTATGTGAGCAGAGTACGTCGTTTGTGGTCATCGCCAGATCCACCGGCAAGTATGAACTTGTCAACTGGCTAGACAAAAATGCAGAGAAGATAGTTATTGACGTCAAATTCCCTATTCACAAGATTATTTCAAGATCCGACTCGGAGCTAGTGATTTATAGTGAAAAGCACGGCATTGTATCATTAACAAAAAATGTCGAATCCGGCGAATGGGAAGGCCTAACTCCAATCATTCAGATTAAAGGAGCAAAGACATTTGCGATTTCTGCTTCGAAGAAATACATCGCGTTCTACTCCTCTACGAAATCTGGCGAGACTATAAGTGTTGGAAAACTTGATAAATCTTATAAATTGGTCTCTGAAAAGGTGATCAAAAGAACCAGGGCTATATCTTCGATTGCTATCTCCGATAAGGGCATTTTAGCTGTCGGATCAGTGACGGGTGTTATTGATCTGTACTATGACATCTTTGGTACATCTGGGGAGCCCCTAGTTCGAGCTCTTAAGTGGCATGTCGACTCAGTTCTATCGCTGTCATTTTCTCTTAATgatgattatttattatcggGTGGTAAGGAACGTGTACTTGTATTCTGGCAATTGGAAACAGACAACACTCAATTCTTACCCCGTTTAGAGGGAGACATTACTGACATTTACGTGGATCCTAATTCCCAGTTATACGCGTTGTCTCTGCAGGGCGATCAACTTGTCATTTTATCATCTATTGACCTTGCCAGTCGTTTCCAAGTATCTGGAATTAAAGCTGTTTTCAGCAAGGTACCAGGTGATCccgaaaaagaaagaaaaaggcgAAGAAATAAGGACTGGGATCAAATTAATGTTGCTGATTATACTACAGCCTATTACATTAACCCTCAAACTAAGCATGCTTACTTCCCTACTAGAAACGGATCCCAGATTCAAGTGTACGATACAACCCGTGACCAGCAGCTAACTGTCTTTTCTGCTGCCTCAGCCATCCAAACGGGTAAGGTGCGTAGTGAGAGCGTAATCGAGGACCCCATTGTCACACATGTAGTATTTACTGCCGACGGTAACTGGATGGCTACGATTGATGTACGCACATCACCAGTTATCGACAGGCTACTTTCCAAAGATGACAAAGAAATCAACTTGAAATTTTGGAGTAGAAATCAAAAGAGTAACGAAGTGCGATGGGATTTAGCAACCAGGGTATCTGCTCCACATGGTCTCAATAAGAGTATTGTTGACATCATTCCTACCATTTCCGGCCACGGGTTTATCACAGCAGCTCAAGATGGTGGCATTAGATTATGGAAGCCAGCAaatgttgatgagattgCTTCCACAGCTAGAACCGTGACTTGGGGAGTTCGTAGATTTTTACCTCCAACTGCTATGACTTCTACTGCAGTTTCTGTATCATCATCAAGTGATGGCAGTGTGCTTGTTCTCGGTTACGAATCAACTCTGAGATTGATTGATGGTGTCAATTTCAGGGCCATTCGCACTCTCCCTAATATTTTGGGCTCAAGAGTTCGACATGTGCAAATCGTGGGCTCAAAGCTTGTCGCCCTATCAAAGACAAGATTAGTAGTATGGGATCTTTTAACCAACAGACAAGTGTGGTCTATTCAGGTTCATTCCACTACTCATGGCAAACGATTACTGGCTATTGATACCATCAACGAGACTGTTGCACTGGCTGTAAATTTTTTTGCCAGAGACTTTAAGGTCGTTTCAagattatttatattccGCCTGGATACCCCCATGCCCATTCATATTGAAAGTCATCCATATGCCATTAGTGCGCTGAACCATCTTACAGGAACTGGTAACTTCAGCTTCATGAATGTTAACGGTTGCATCAGCCAATTGAGTTCAGGAACGAAAGCTGGTCTTCATAGGGCCGGCCTTGCCGTCATTGGCTCTGCAAATAGCGAAGAGAACGATTTCAATAGTGGTCTCAAATCCTTATATGAAGCTCAAAAGAGGGAGGCCAAAATTGCAAATCCCGCTGGAGATGACCTTAACACAACAATTCATGATCAAGTGCTTAGTATCCACTCTTTTGATAGAGTGTTTGACGATGCTCTCCACATCACTAGTCTGGAAAGTCTTATGGAGGGCGTTCTATCTATTACAAGTCCTAGGCTACTTGACTAA
- the KAP120 gene encoding Kap120p (Karyopherin responsible for the nuclear import of Rfp1p; Rfp1p is a ribosome maturation factor; GO_component: GO:0005737 - cytoplasm [Evidence IEA,IEA]; GO_component: GO:0005737 - cytoplasm [Evidence IDA] [PMID 10684247]; GO_component: GO:0016021 - integral component of membrane [Evidence ISM] [PMID 12192589]; GO_component: GO:0005643 - nuclear pore [Evidence IDA] [PMID 10684247]; GO_component: GO:0005634 - nucleus [Evidence IEA,IEA]; GO_component: GO:0005634 - nucleus [Evidence IDA] [PMID 16581791]; GO_function: GO:0008536 - Ran GTPase binding [Evidence IEA]; GO_function: GO:0008565 - protein transporter activity [Evidence IDA,IMP] [PMID 20219973]; GO_process: GO:0006886 - intracellular protein transport [Evidence IEA]; GO_process: GO:0006606 - protein import into nucleus [Evidence IMP,IPI] [PMID 16581791]; GO_process: GO:0015031 - protein transport [Evidence IEA]; GO_process: GO:0042991 - transcription factor import into nucleus [Evidence IMP,IPI] [PMID 20219973]; GO_process: GO:0006810 - transport [Evidence IEA]) — MAPELTLDNLLSALDAASSQTDTATRESGEKLLQELQTAPGYYAALQNVYIDRAHDQSRRWLSIILLKNGTQTHWRKTAKDHISDAEKSEIRNRLFINLSEPNRQLLMQNATTVSQIARIDFPREWPDLFDQLSSILMEAINEQNLVKLYNTLYILNQVLKVLASVKFGRSKPAMQERATDLLRKVSPIYISLVNEWKASPREFDIAKMEVSYLALKVLSRLMYDGHDYINRTEDTVSFFGTAQEHLRLFLELYDSPSHQLFNELLAKLIKQLGKLFLRLYDKQASSFVLADKSAQVLEIYLSVIISKAPFLYRPQADDDNDDGSSKEMYERVVVQGLELLQGMIKIADKSPATSVRGRTEQDRFEANEARTLLKSHILTKDLLSNLLDTVLRWYFRLSYTDLENWSSDPEEFFIDESEMVVSPTKIRPIAVGLYQTMLMAYKDDLTGQVLHFIERTLTIEDDSLDAVLIKDTALQAFENGSGSFGDVCDFVSMFRTILAPQALVTSPDQYRIIRRRLCLVFPEWIYLITDQGILVDVYKILSGFLDKSNPLNDLVVRLYAIQSLRYCVDNYEFKPDSFAPFTEEVFTAIFELCGILEHIEAKNILLSALSVMFDQLGSVVVPYIDGVLRLLPPLWEDSTDNYIINGVILQTLTNIIAAAKEKSTSCYPMAIPAIRASIDPSSPLNAYLLEDALPLWKALLENAGEPSNELFSLLPDLLTSLEKGEEFASVLDILRSYIILAPQTVLTNEFNSKLCSIFASYISAIDQNSFTKLIEIVGLISLVLPLVDYVRPFFDTHLFADILKVLFDDGVVTMITVTQILSVFSRMAFQNSSLFLELIDSTGESDKILNLWITKFDHMGHPRDRKLNGLGLASLASTGNPMVLSKLPQLVDIWSQLLDEVNEVGGDSEAYYGAFEYVHPGDEPSPEQKRLKLLSSSRDPVHSISALDAIKSTLHRLSDLPPEHRLYIEAMDAKVLAAINSILER, encoded by the coding sequence ATGGCACCTGAGCTGACATTGGATAACTTGTTATCTGCTTTAGATGCAGCAAGTTCCCAAACGGATACTGCTACACGCGAGTCTGGCGAGAAGCTGCTCCAGGAATTGCAGACCGCTCCAGGCTATTATGCGGCCTTGCAAAATGTGTACATAGACAGGGCCCATGATCAGTCAAGGCGTTGGCTGAGCATAATTCTATTAAAAAATGGTACTCAAACACATTGGAGAAAAACAGCGAAAGATCATATTAGTGATGCCGAGAAATCTGAAATACGTAATAGACTTTTCATCAATCTTTCGGAGCCGAACAGACAGCTTTTGATGCAGAATGCTACGACAGTTTCACAGATCGCGAGGATTGACTTTCCTCGAGAGTGGCCAGACTTATTTGACCAACTTAGCAGCATATTAATGGAAGCGATTAATGAACAAAATCTGGTTAAGCTTTATAACACTTTATACATTCTCAATCAAGTATTGAAAGTACTCGCATCTGTGAAATTTGGTAGAAGTAAGCCAGCCATGCAAGAGCGAGCAACGGATTTGCTCAGAAAAGTATCGCCAATTTATATCTCACTTGTTAATGAGTGGAAGGCATCACCTAGAGAATTTGATATAGCTAAAATGGAAGTCAGTTACCTAGCATTGAAAGTATTAAGTCGATTGATGTATGACGGACATGATTATATTAACCGGACAGAAGATACAGTATCATTCTTCGGCACCGCTCAGGAACATTTAAGATTGTTCCTCGAGTTATACGACTCACCATCACATCAATTATTTAATGAATTGTTAGCTAAGCTTATTAAACAATTGGgaaaattatttttacGATTGTACGACAAACAAGCTTCCTCATTTGTTCTGGCTGACAAGTCTGCTCAAGTTTTGGAGATCTATTTATCTGTGATCATTTCTAAGGCACCTTTCTTATATCGACCTCAAGCTGacgatgataatgatgatggaaGTTCGAAAGAGATGTATGAGAGAGTTGTCGTACAGGGTCTCGAACTACTACAGGGAATGATCAAGATAGCAGATAAATCACCTGCGACAAGCGTTCGTGGGAGAACTGAGCAGGACAGATTCGAAGCTAACGAAGCTCGAACTCTGCTGAAATCTCATATTTTAACGAAAGACCTCCTTTCTAATTTGTTGGATACAGTTCTCCGTTGGTATTTCAGATTAAGCTACACGGATCTTGAAAATTGGTCGTCTGACCCGGAAGAATTCTTTATTGATGAATCTGAAATGGTAGTTTCTCCAACGAAAATTAGGCCGATTGCAGTTGGACTTTACCAGACAATGCTGATGGCATACAAAGATGATTTAACTGGTCAAGTGCTGCATTTTATAGAGCGCACTTTGactattgaagatgatagTCTAGATGCAGTTTTAATTAAAGACACTGCACTACAGGCGTTTGAAAATGGTAGTGGCAGTTTCGGAGACGTGTGTGATTTTGTATCGATGTTCAGGACAATATTAGCACCACAAGCCCTTGTGACCTCACCGGACCAGTACAGGATTATCCGGAGAAGACTATGTCTAGTTTTCCCAGAATGGATTTATCTGATAACCGACCAGGGAATACTTGTGGATGTATACAAGATATTGTCAGGATTTCTGGACAAGAGTAATCCTTTAAATGATTTGGTTGTACGTCTTTATGCGATTCAATCTTTGCGATATTGTGTGGATAATTACGAGTTCAAACCTGATTCTTTTGCCCCTTTTACTGAAGAAGTGTTTACGGCCATATTTGAACTTTGTGGAATTCTGGAGCATATAGAGGCTAAGAATATTCTTCTCAGTGCCTTGTCAGTCATGTTTGATCAATTAGGATCGGTTGTCGTGCCTTACATAGATGGAGTTTTGCGGCTTCTACCCCCACTCTGGGAGGACTCAACTGATAACTATATCATTAATGGAGTCATTCTTCAGACTCTAACAAatattattgctgctgccaaggagAAATCTACAAGCTGTTATCCAATGGCAATACCAGCTATTCGTGCTTCAATAGACCCCTCAAGCCCACTAAACGCATATTTGTTGGAAGATGCTTTGCCACTTTGGAAAGCTCTATTAGAAAATGCTGGAGAACCAAGTAATGaattgttttctttattaCCAGATCTGTTAACATCCTTAGAAAAGGGGGAAGAATTTGCCTCTGTTTTGGATATACTTAGGAGTTATATAATTCTGGCTCCACAAACTGTGCTTACAAATGAATTCAACTCCAAGCTATGCTCAATTTTTGCTTCATATATCTCAGCCATTGATCAGAACTCATTTACAAAACTTATTGAAATAGTAGGACTGATTTCTTTGGTATTACCGCTGGTGGATTACGTCCGGCCATTTTTCGACACACATCTGTTCGCAGATATTCTCAAGGTTCTGTTCGATGATGGGGTGGTTACCATGATCACGGTGACTCAAATTTTAAGCGTATTTTCGAGAATGGCATTTCAAAATTCATCGCTATTTTTGGAACTAATTGATTCCACTGGCGAAAGTGATAAAATACTCAATTTATGGATTACAAAGTTCGACCACATGGGACATCCGCGTGATCGTAAGCTGAATGGGCTAGGACTTGCTTCTTTGGCATCCACTGGTAATCCGATGGTTCTTTCCAAGTTACCGCAATTGGTTGATATATGGAGTCAACTTTTAGATGAGGTTAACGAAGTAGGTGGAGATTCAGAAGCGTACTACGGTGCGTTTGAATACGTTCATCCTGGTGATGAGCCTTCTCCAGAACAGAAACGTTTAAAGCTACTTTCATCATCTAGGGATCCTGTCCACAGTATTTCAGCACTTGACGCCATAAAATCAACACTACACAGGTTGAGTGACTTACCACCAGAGCATCGTTTATACATCGAGGCAATGGATGCAAAAGTCCTGGCAGCTATAAACTCCATTCTAGAGCGTTGA
- the PTP2 gene encoding tyrosine protein phosphatase PTP2 — MSVNLPKSSCPATSIDLYSMHSSPIIRPSSKSPGVKVAPVSIGAPAIAETANYLEGLSVSAKEDNPVMPPSSSYFSAAAAFSGPPASTAGLIPVLADSTSYNNFQTHPPTPDSVSSGPSSPQISRNTTKPELSPLNSRNDTPSNSTPSIPMSIASATAVPCSIVSGHTLKTPTSSATSIGAPLDSTPLKQQSPLPYIAKKKHRPPELDFSQKLTKDGLLRAPASARNASPNVMSGHFHGPNTLEHKRSADSLLRKFRSPSLPSNVVQVGGPLVELPSFIKPISAAEVHDLLSGYMSNKQDSSSLSDNHEKLTRNSFESGLSTPAGASNRSSASSVSSSSTFSSGNFAEDGLSVKPDDPISPRKTPERIHALPEDDAISFLYDKSILDDVFIVDTRPFAYFTSSRIPNATHVCIPSTLLKRPAFTVARFAECMAPEQRPKLAKLANYKHIIVYDQSTYDAMGTSSMTLMYTLLKLGRAEEIKGRICYLQGGMSEFERKFPSFIDRSAPVAYDSCSGESPAKAANLNLGNAMNMSPFGNVPSTSSSMSSMAVSASNASPQSRLQKTVTPRIALPPVLTGFSLPAECKEMTTANTGFMSLDSYYYTDDAVPVGLPTSLSTKKIEERFPEWIKPITESSGSKLVARRFYEIEQSERTRLQSAFSRDRAFSTPSLHDSDGNVQYSVTAGVKYGYKNRYHNIWPYDHARVILPIPDSSCDYINASYISTDWSTKRYIATQAPLPETIADFWSVVWDENIPIIVMLTAEYEGGQLKCHQYWKDAILGNRFQLTKTDEKSVPLSSNRGSYVTVRRFRLVNISTSVGHDVVQIHYTEWPDLGAPASAEDLLSLCSLKNSLMKDWKYHHPELTSKKEPSVIVHCSAGCGRTGTFCTVDSVIDILSTQKSNPQSSLPRGNDVEEDLIYKVVNDFRCQRKSMVQSLRQYAICYESAILWCSREL, encoded by the coding sequence ATGTCGGTGAATTTACCCAAGTCATCATGCCCAGCGACTTCAATTGACCTTTATTCAATGCATAGTTCTCCCATTATTCGACCAAGTTCTAAATCACCTGGTGTTAAAGTTGCTCCTGTTAGCATAGGTGCACCTGCAATAGCCGAAACTGCTAATTATCTAGAAGGGCTCAGTGTGTCAGCCAAAGAAGACAATCCTGTGATGCCACCTAGTTCGTcatatttttcagcagcggcagcatTTTCTGGTCCACCGGCCTCAACTGCCGGTTTAATTCCCGTACTTGCAGATTCAACCAGCTATAATAATTTCCAAACGCACCCTCCAACTCCTGATTCGGTAAGTTCTGGCCCTTCATCCCCACAAATTAGTAGAAACACCACCAAGCCTGAGTTAAGTCCCTTGAATTCCAGAAATGACACTCCTTCTAATAGTACACCAAGCATACCTATGAGTATAGCTTCTGCCACTGCTGTTCCTTGCAGTATAGTTTCAGGGCACACTTTGAAAACCCCTACATCTTCAGCTACATCTATAGGCGCCCCTTTGGACTCAACTCCTCTGAAGCAACAATCACCACTGCCTTATATagccaagaagaagcatcGCCCTCCAGAGCTTGACTTTTCGCAAAAGTTGACTAAAGATGGACTTTTACGTGCTCCTGCGAGCGCTAGGAATGCTTCTCCAAATGTAATGAGTGGGCACTTTCATGGACCAAATACGTTGGAACATAAAAGAAGCGCTGACTCTCTACTCAGAAAATTTCGGTCTCCATCACTTCCCTCCAATGTTGTGCAGGTGGGTGGACCGTTGGTAGAGCTTCCATCATTTATAAAGCCCATTTCTGCAGCGGAAGTGCATGATCTCCTGTCTGGATACATGAGCAACAAACAGGATTCCTCGAGCTTGTCTGATAACCACGAGAAGCTTACTAGAAATTCATTCGAGTCTGGACTGTCAACAcctgctggtgctagtaATCGATCATCTGCATCGTCCgtctcttcctcttctacTTTTTCATCAGGAAACTTTGCTGAAGATGGTTTGTCAGTTAAGCCTGATGATCCAATATCGCCACGTAAGACTCCGGAAAGGATACATGCCTTACCCGAAGATGATGCTatatcttttctttatgaCAAGTCAATTCTGGATGATGtatttattgttgataCCCGCCCATTTGCATACTTCACGTCGAGTCGCATTCCCAATGCAACTCATGTTTGCATCCCATCAACTTTATTGAAGCGGCCAGCTTTTACAGTCGCTCGTTTTGCTGAGTGCATGGCTCCTGAACAGAGGCCCAAACTTGCAAAGCTGGCAAACTATAAGCACATCATAGTATACGATCAGTCCACCTATGATGCAATGGGAACGTCGTCTATGACTCTGATGTATACTTTGCTAAAACTAGGAAGagcagaagaaatcaaaggAAGGATTTGTTATCTACAAGGGGGGATGTCGGAATTTGAACGCAAATTTCCGTCTTTCATCGACAGGTCTGCCCCTGTAGCATATGACTCCTGTTCGGGTGAATCGCCTGCCAAAGCAGCAAACCTTAACCTTGGGAACGCAATGAATATGAGTCCATTTGGTAATGTGCCCTCTACAAGTTCGTCAATGTCATCCATGGCTGTTTCTGCTTCGAATGCATCACCACAGTCAAGGCTTCAAAAGACGGTGACGCCACGTATTGCTCTCCCCCCTGTTCTTACTGGATTCAGTTTGCCAGCTGAATGTAAAGAGATGACAACAGCAAATACAGGATTTATGTCTCTCGACAGTTACTATTATACTGATGACGCTGTTCCAGTTGGTTTACCTACAAGCCTTTCAACTaagaaaattgaagaaagatTTCCTGAGTGGATAAAGCCAATTACTGAGAGCAGTGGATCTAAGTTAGTAGCTCGGCGGTTCTATGAAATCGAACAATCAGAGAGGACTAGACTACAATCTGCGTTTAGTAGGGATAGAGCTTTCAGTACGCCATCTCTGCACGATAGTGATGGCAATGTACAATACAGTGTAACAGCCGGTGTTAAATATGGCTACAAGAACCGTTATCATAATATCTGGCCCTATGATCATGCTCGAGTCATTCTTCCGATACCCGACTCAAGTTGTGATTATATAAATGCGAGCTACATCTCTACTGATTGGTCTACTAAACGTTACATAGCCACTCAGGCTCCCCTACCAGAAACCATTGCTGATTTTTGGTCTGTTGTATGGGATGAAAACATTCCGATAATCGTAATGCTTACGGCTGAATACGAAGGTGGTCAATTGAAATGTCATCAATATTGGAAAGATGCTATCTTAGGAAATCGATTTCAATTGACAAAGACTGATGAAAAATCGGTGCCATTATCGTCTAATCGCGGTTCATATGTGACCGTCCGAAGGTTCCGATTAGTTAATATCAGTACGTCGGTTGGTCATGATGTGGTGCAAATTCATTATACAGAGTGGCCAGATTTAGGTGCTCCTGCAAGTGCTGAGGACTTATTATCGTTATGCTCATTGAAAAATAGCCTCATGAAAGATTGGAAATATCACCATCCTGAATTGACGTCGAAAAAAGAGCCATCAGTCATTGTACATTGTAGTGCGGGATGTGGGAGAACTGGGACATTCTGCACAGTAGACTCTGTGATTGATATCTTATCTACCCAAAAGAGTAACCCCCAGTCCAGTCTTCCAAGGGGCAATGATGTCGAGGAAgatcttatttataaagTGGTGAATGATTTTAGATGCCAGAGGAAATCTATGGTACAGAGTTTGCGACAATACGCTATCTGTTACGAGAGCGCTATTCTTTGGTGTTCCCGCGAGCTCTAA